A section of the Bombus terrestris chromosome 2, iyBomTerr1.2, whole genome shotgun sequence genome encodes:
- the LOC100644120 gene encoding protein phosphatase 1H, producing MLNRVKSVLMNVVGGSELGLQYPTDSDNEAVTDYLNLNIVAEVENKPYSRPSFLGLTTEETQVSADHRVRPIIVPRDLSRLPWCAGYAECINAGKSTWNEDQTSATRGDLKLSDVNVTLPYVIFSMFDGHAGYQVALTARLHLHRIILGRLMAIPGNMLLNEDEDELIKGRDLVIGAIELAYRQMDQMVEAQAQGGGGGCTAITILFLNGRLYAAGAGDSRAVLVLGDSQRALTRDHTPDSESNRVRALGFLRSTELLKGHFTPLEFRKRPLQKELGSMVLYREPFMTGWAYKVLTLSDLKLPLISGHGKRSRVMGTIGVTRGFGDHGLKAASTGVNIKPFLSSQPEVQSINLDSCNLTERDCIIVATDGLWDVVSDKTAANILRKTLTPDNPSLEYRLTMGAQELVQAARGRLVGRAWVGKSENLEETDEKFSPMASVDDISVLVVPLYPYLCEHKQWLKTTQQERRYSMDSLHISVNNSV from the exons atGCTGAACAGAGTTAAATCAGTATTGATGAATGTTGTGGGTGGAAGTGAGCTCGGTCTGCAATATCCTACTGACTCAGATAACGAAGCAGTAACAGATTATCTTAATTTAAACATTGTTGCAGAAGTAGAAAATAAACCATATAGTAGACCCAGTTTTCTAGGATTAACAACAGAAGAAACTCAA GTAAGTGCTGATCATAGGGTAAGACCAATTATAGTTCCAAGGGATTTGAGTCGGTTACCATGGTGTGCTGGCTATGCAGAATGCATAAATGCTGGAAAAAGCACATGGAACGAAGATCAAACTTCTGCAACCAGGGGAGACCTCAAATTATCAGATGTTAATGTTACTTTACCTTACGTCATATTCTCTATGTTTGATGGGCATGCTGGCTATCAAGTGGCTTTAACGGCAAGACTACACTTACATAGGATAATCCTT GGAAGATTAATGGCAATACCTGGCAATATGCTGTTAaatgaagatgaagatgaacTGATCAAAGGAAGAGATTTAGTAATCGGTGCTATTGAATTAGCATATAGACAAATGGATCAAATGGTAGAAGCACAAGCTCAAGGAGGAGGTGGAGGTTGCACAGCAATTACCATTCTATTTCTCAATGGTAGATTATATGCCGCAGGTGCTGGTGATTCAAG AGCTGTATTAGTTTTGGGAGACAGTCAGCGCGCATTAACAAGAGATCATACCCCTGATTCAGAATCGAATCGTGTGAGGGCATTAGGTTTTCTAAGAAGTACCGAATTGTTGAAGGGCCATTTCACACCACTAGAATTTAGAAAACGACCTTTGCAAAAAGAATTAGGATCTATGGTTTTGTATAGAGAACCTTTTATGACTGGTTGGGCGTATAAAGTCTTAACGCTCTCTGATTTGAAGCTACCTCTTATCTCTGGACATGGCAAAAGG AGTCGTGTAATGGGTACTATAGGAGTAACGCGTGGTTTTGGAGACCATGGCTTAAAAGCAGCAAGTACAGGAGTTAATATAAAACCATTCCTATCATCACAACCCGAAGTGCAGTCTATAAATTTAGATAGTTGTAATCTCACAGAACGTGATTGCATTATTGTAGCTACAGATGGACTTTGGGATGTTGTATCAGATAAGACGGCAGCAAATATACTTAGAAAGACACTTACTCCAGATAATCCATCATTAGAATAcag ACTCACAATGGGTGCTCAAGAATTGGTACAAGCGGCACGTGGTAGATTAGTGGGACGAGCTTGGGTTGGTAAATCAGAAAATCTTGAAGAAACCGATGAAAAGTTTTCACCTATGGCATCGGTTGATGATATCAGTGTCTTAGTGGTACCGTTATATCCTTATTTGTGCGAACATAAACAATGGTTGAAAACAACGCAACAAGAAAGAAGATATTCTATGGATTCATTACACATATCAGTTAATAATTCTGTATAA